The following proteins are encoded in a genomic region of Pikeienuella piscinae:
- a CDS encoding adenylate/guanylate cyclase domain-containing protein, protein MAAETLVVSTPKRRLAAVAFADVAGFSRLMGLDDVGTIEKWRALRREVMEPLILESEGRLVEMAGDALLVEFPSAVHALRWACDIQQANERPGAEETALRLRVGVNIDDVIDDGDTLQGDGVNIAARIHQAAEPGQVVVTGAVMELVGSRLPVSFHDLGSPPLKNIDRPVRVFSVRWEQQDAGVALHHPYLEWSTRPSIAVLPLRTIGGEAESDYLADGVVEDIIAGLSRSRALHVIARASMWRFAGEQMDVRSVAAQLGVGYVLSGSVRRSGTRLRIVAELIHVANSRAIWTERFDGDESEIFELQDRILASVLSSIENAVSEIEYGAVRSRRTSSLDAYQCVLKASSLLYDFTPATFSLTGQALDRAMELDPRYARAFATSAWRLNFLVAEQLSADPEGDAAKAIEHAEKAIYLDPTDPFSLAVAGHVISFIGRRPEEALELFDSALNIDSSSAIAWALSGDTLAYLGRPDEAMKRFRNVWKLNPFDRLNFFWWGGAGIAEFVGGRYHESIGWLKRALRANPRFVATLRMLAAAQALAGEQNEAQATSAKLLAVYPDFSVARFVELYPLTRKDDLERLERGLLSAGLPR, encoded by the coding sequence ATGGCTGCAGAAACGCTTGTAGTATCGACTCCAAAACGTCGCCTTGCGGCGGTCGCATTCGCCGATGTTGCGGGCTTCTCGCGGCTGATGGGCCTCGATGACGTCGGCACCATAGAAAAATGGCGGGCGCTCCGCCGTGAAGTGATGGAGCCTTTGATATTGGAGTCGGAGGGGCGCCTCGTCGAGATGGCGGGGGATGCGCTGCTGGTAGAGTTTCCCAGCGCCGTTCACGCGCTGCGCTGGGCCTGCGACATCCAGCAGGCCAATGAGCGACCGGGCGCGGAGGAGACGGCGCTCCGGCTGCGCGTCGGTGTGAATATCGATGACGTGATCGACGACGGCGACACCTTGCAGGGCGACGGCGTGAACATCGCCGCGCGCATTCATCAGGCGGCGGAACCGGGCCAAGTGGTCGTGACCGGGGCGGTCATGGAACTCGTCGGCAGCCGGCTGCCGGTCAGTTTTCACGATCTCGGATCGCCGCCGCTGAAGAACATCGATCGGCCGGTTCGCGTGTTCTCGGTGCGATGGGAGCAACAGGACGCAGGCGTCGCGCTGCATCATCCATATCTCGAATGGTCGACAAGGCCATCGATCGCGGTTCTGCCATTGCGGACGATCGGCGGTGAAGCGGAGAGCGACTATCTGGCCGACGGGGTCGTGGAGGACATCATCGCGGGCCTGTCGCGAAGCCGCGCGCTCCATGTGATCGCGCGCGCGTCGATGTGGCGCTTCGCCGGGGAGCAGATGGATGTCCGGTCGGTCGCGGCGCAGCTTGGCGTCGGCTACGTACTTTCCGGCAGCGTGCGCCGGAGCGGGACCCGGCTCCGGATCGTGGCGGAGCTGATCCATGTCGCGAACAGCCGGGCGATCTGGACCGAGCGCTTCGACGGCGACGAGTCGGAGATTTTCGAGCTTCAGGACCGCATTTTGGCCTCCGTCCTCTCATCAATCGAAAACGCGGTAAGCGAGATTGAATACGGCGCCGTCCGTTCGCGGCGCACTTCCAGCCTCGACGCTTATCAATGTGTCCTCAAGGCGTCGTCGCTTCTCTACGACTTTACGCCGGCGACTTTCTCCCTGACCGGGCAGGCGCTCGACCGCGCGATGGAGCTCGACCCGCGCTACGCGCGCGCCTTCGCCACCAGCGCCTGGCGCCTGAATTTCCTGGTCGCCGAACAGCTCTCGGCCGACCCGGAAGGGGACGCGGCGAAGGCGATCGAACATGCGGAGAAGGCCATCTATCTCGACCCGACCGACCCGTTCTCCCTCGCCGTCGCCGGCCATGTCATCAGCTTTATCGGCCGCCGCCCGGAGGAGGCGCTGGAGCTGTTCGACTCGGCCCTGAATATCGACTCCAGTTCGGCCATCGCCTGGGCGCTGAGCGGCGACACGCTCGCCTATCTCGGCCGACCGGACGAGGCGATGAAGCGCTTTCGCAATGTCTGGAAACTGAACCCTTTCGACCGGCTGAACTTCTTCTGGTGGGGCGGCGCCGGGATCGCCGAATTCGTCGGCGGCCGGTATCACGAGTCCATCGGCTGGCTGAAACGCGCGCTGCGCGCCAATCCACGCTTCGTTGCGACGCTGCGGATGCTGGCGGCGGCCCAGGCCCTCGCCGGAGAGCAAAATGAGGCGCAGGCCACATCTGCAAAGCTGCTGGCGGTGTATCCTGACTTCAGCGTGGCGCGGTTCGTGGAGCTCTATCCGCTTACCCGCAAGGACGATCTGGAGCGGCTTGAACGCGGCCTGCTGTCGGCAGGCCTGCCGCGCTAG
- a CDS encoding Crp/Fnr family transcriptional regulator, with amino-acid sequence MGFLDELTACDRAVLLTSARRVVYRDGAEIIVHGDRSRETFVVLDGAAMATLVSLEGRFVAYRTIGPGDVFGELAALTGAPRNAWVHARGSVEVGVLGADVLERVIVERPGIALALCRHLAGMVADLTERVFEHTALPVRQRLARELVRRAAANGDCAVIERLSPHAELAAFIGTHREAVTKELSALAREGLIHRDGRAVRIPSLRALESAIAGAEH; translated from the coding sequence ATGGGTTTTCTGGACGAGCTGACTGCCTGCGACCGGGCGGTTTTACTGACCTCGGCGCGGCGCGTCGTCTATCGCGACGGGGCGGAGATCATCGTCCACGGCGATCGTTCGCGTGAGACGTTCGTCGTTCTCGACGGCGCCGCGATGGCGACGCTGGTCTCGCTCGAAGGGCGGTTCGTCGCGTACCGGACGATCGGTCCTGGCGACGTATTCGGCGAACTCGCCGCGCTGACCGGAGCGCCGCGAAACGCTTGGGTCCATGCGCGCGGTTCGGTCGAAGTCGGCGTGCTCGGCGCCGACGTTCTGGAACGGGTGATCGTGGAGAGGCCGGGGATCGCTCTCGCGCTCTGCCGGCATTTGGCGGGGATGGTCGCCGATCTGACGGAGCGCGTATTCGAACATACCGCGCTCCCGGTCCGCCAGCGGCTGGCGCGCGAACTGGTCCGCCGCGCGGCTGCGAATGGCGATTGCGCGGTGATCGAACGGCTTTCTCCGCACGCCGAACTCGCCGCGTTCATCGGCACTCATCGTGAGGCGGTGACGAAGGAGCTATCGGCGCTCGCTCGTGAAGGCCTGATCCACCGTGACGGACGCGCCGTCCGGATTCCTTCGCTCCGCGCGCTCGAAAGTGCGATCGCCGGCGCTGAGCATTGA
- a CDS encoding phosphatidic acid phosphatase: protein MNPEAGFPTPDGQPRSYWATPWELRRRPWALDFAANDAGAVSFPLEFKINPYRDNGDALEWRTEDWDPALRYWDYPFDPGLTEWLKTVDATAPAIRAAREFAGCHHAWHPWCINFHCQNWIRESDLTWWPYELQTISGQQAKKPVRDTSKNDEAWTFIKTELERMRFQMEDERLIYLDEADAQADGIHDYLIHFIGADGSDHPWTIELIRTGLSIGNLVYLAYKSYFNRVRPSFLMPGLAPPFGPPEHPAFPSGHSFLGHFIALLLLEIPGIHQRLGVFDSLDGAPGRRPEWEDVLVSATLSLPPPPKEDEQPKKECSEKKKEQPVKGVAPPKGTRRTPRNGNSPLLRIAERLAVNRERIGVHYRSDTTGGRHLAAGVWDALMPVDVQGGNPNRKPIPCPTLLTTLDRAKAEWPTLWQAVP from the coding sequence ATGAACCCCGAAGCCGGCTTTCCGACACCGGACGGACAGCCGCGCAGTTATTGGGCGACGCCGTGGGAGCTGCGCCGCCGACCCTGGGCGCTCGATTTCGCGGCGAACGATGCGGGCGCCGTCAGTTTTCCGCTGGAATTCAAGATCAATCCCTATCGGGACAATGGCGATGCGCTCGAATGGCGGACCGAGGATTGGGACCCCGCGCTCCGCTATTGGGACTACCCGTTCGACCCCGGCCTCACTGAATGGCTGAAGACGGTCGACGCGACCGCACCAGCAATTCGGGCTGCGCGCGAGTTCGCCGGATGCCATCACGCGTGGCATCCTTGGTGCATCAACTTTCATTGTCAGAATTGGATTCGGGAGAGCGATCTCACCTGGTGGCCATATGAGTTGCAAACCATATCTGGACAGCAGGCAAAGAAGCCGGTCAGGGACACGAGCAAAAATGACGAAGCGTGGACCTTCATCAAGACGGAACTGGAGCGGATGCGGTTCCAGATGGAGGATGAGCGGCTCATCTATCTCGACGAGGCGGACGCGCAGGCCGACGGAATTCACGACTACCTGATCCATTTCATCGGCGCTGACGGTTCCGACCATCCGTGGACGATCGAACTCATCCGCACCGGCCTTTCGATCGGCAATCTCGTCTATCTCGCCTACAAGAGCTATTTCAATCGGGTGCGCCCCTCGTTCCTGATGCCCGGCCTCGCGCCGCCATTCGGGCCGCCTGAGCATCCGGCGTTTCCGAGCGGCCATTCCTTCCTCGGGCATTTCATCGCGCTGCTCCTGCTGGAGATTCCCGGCATTCATCAGCGGCTGGGTGTGTTCGACAGCCTCGACGGTGCGCCCGGACGACGGCCAGAATGGGAGGATGTGCTAGTGAGCGCGACGCTCTCACTGCCGCCACCACCGAAGGAGGATGAGCAGCCGAAGAAGGAGTGCTCAGAGAAGAAGAAAGAGCAGCCGGTGAAGGGAGTGGCGCCACCGAAAGGGACGCGGCGGACTCCGCGGAACGGGAACTCGCCGCTCCTGCGGATTGCGGAGCGCCTGGCGGTGAACCGTGAGCGGATCGGGGTACATTACCGGTCCGACACCACCGGCGGACGCCATCTTGCGGCGGGGGTGTGGGACGCATTGATGCCGGTCGACGTGCAGGGCGGGAATCCCAATAGGAAGCCTATCCCCTGCCCTACACTGCTGACGACGCTGGACCGGGCGAAGGCGGAATGGCCCACCCTCTGGCAGGCCGTTCCGTGA
- a CDS encoding mandelate racemase/muconate lactonizing enzyme family protein, with translation MKIEAVDFFYFAMPEVTTDADGSQDALIVRVAAGGLCGWGECEAAPLPSIAAFICPMSHGACRPVASSVIGQKLEGPDDIARIGALVAHDSMDLLQAPHTFSGVEMALWDLLGRRRNEPVWKLLGYKRSEPKIPYASLLFGDTPQETLGRARQARADGFGAAKLGWGPIGAGSSQDDADQFVAAREGLGADARLMVDVGQIFNEDVEAAAARLPALDAAGVTWFEEPFHGSAYEAYAALSGRSARVRIAGGEAAHNVAMARHLMDFGKVGYIQIDSGRIGGIGPSKVVADLAAERGVAYVNHTFTTHLALSASLQAFAGMADDRICEYPAAPRAVAAAVAANPLPRDDNGEIRAPDQPGLGVDVDLPALKPYLVDTEIRVGGEVLYRTPKIE, from the coding sequence ATGAAGATCGAAGCCGTCGATTTCTTCTACTTCGCCATGCCCGAAGTGACTACCGATGCTGACGGCAGCCAGGACGCGCTGATCGTGCGCGTCGCCGCCGGCGGGCTGTGCGGATGGGGGGAATGCGAGGCGGCGCCGCTGCCGTCCATCGCCGCCTTCATCTGTCCGATGTCGCATGGCGCCTGCCGCCCCGTCGCCTCATCCGTTATCGGCCAGAAGCTCGAGGGGCCGGATGACATCGCTCGGATTGGCGCGCTGGTCGCCCATGACAGTATGGACCTCCTGCAGGCGCCGCACACGTTCTCTGGCGTCGAGATGGCCCTCTGGGACCTGCTCGGACGGCGCCGTAATGAGCCCGTCTGGAAACTGCTCGGCTACAAGCGTTCCGAACCCAAGATCCCTTACGCGTCGCTGCTGTTTGGCGATACGCCGCAGGAGACCCTCGGTCGGGCGCGCCAGGCGAGGGCGGACGGTTTCGGAGCGGCGAAACTCGGTTGGGGGCCGATCGGCGCCGGCTCGAGCCAGGACGACGCGGACCAGTTTGTCGCCGCGCGCGAAGGTCTTGGCGCCGATGCTCGTCTGATGGTCGATGTTGGCCAGATCTTCAATGAGGATGTCGAGGCGGCGGCCGCGCGCCTTCCCGCCCTTGATGCAGCCGGGGTCACCTGGTTCGAGGAGCCGTTCCACGGCAGCGCCTATGAGGCCTACGCGGCGCTGTCCGGGCGCTCCGCCAGGGTGCGCATCGCCGGCGGTGAAGCGGCGCATAACGTGGCGATGGCGCGTCACCTGATGGATTTCGGAAAGGTCGGCTATATCCAGATCGACAGCGGCCGCATCGGGGGCATCGGCCCGTCGAAAGTAGTGGCCGATCTCGCGGCGGAGCGCGGCGTCGCCTATGTCAATCACACCTTCACCACGCATCTGGCGCTGAGCGCCTCACTCCAGGCCTTCGCCGGCATGGCGGACGATCGGATATGTGAATATCCTGCGGCGCCCCGCGCGGTCGCCGCCGCGGTGGCGGCGAATCCACTGCCGCGTGACGACAATGGAGAAATCCGCGCGCCGGACCAGCCGGGACTCGGCGTCGATGTCGATCTGCCGGCGCTCAAGCCCTATCTCGTCGACACGGAGATCAGGGTCGGCGGCGAGGTGCTGTATCGAACCCCGAAGATCGAATGA